The DNA sequence ATGTGTCAGGATGTTGCGGGTCTTGGCTATATGGGAGCCGATTTGGTTCTGCATCCCAAAAAGGGGCCGATGGTTTTGGAGCTTAACTATCAACCGGGATTACAAATACAGCTTGCCAATACGGCAGGTTTGAAAAAACGCCTCGAGAAAGTGGAAGATTTGGAAGTAAGAGACGCCGAGCATGGCGTAAAAATAGCCAAAGCGCTATTTGCTTCAGTTTTTGCCGATCGGGTAAAAGCAAGCGAGGGCATCAAAACAGTGAAAGCTATCGAAGAAATTAAAATCAAAGGGAGGCGTTTCAAAAAGCAGAGGAAAAAAGTATTAGCGAAACTTGATACCGGTGCTTGGAGAACGTCGATAAGTTTGTCACTTGCCAAAGAACTTGGTCTAATGACTGAAACAAATATACTGTGGGACAAAAAAGTAAAAAGCTCACTTGGTGCTGAGCAGAGGCCTGTAATCGAACTAACATTCTTTCTTGCAGGCAAAAAAATTACAACGCCAGCAAGTGTAGCAAAACGCATGGCTTTAAAGTATCCTGTTATAATTGGTAGAAAGAACTTGAAAGGAATGCTTGTTGATCCTGATATAATTGAACGCTTGAAGGAAATTAAAGAAGGATAAACAAACTTATTAATAATTATGAAAGTTAAACTGATTACAACTTTGCAATCAATCGAGATGCAGAGACTAAAAGACGAAACGTGTGCGATGGGGCACGAATGTGACCTTGTTGATTTGAGCAAATTTACTTTTTCGATTCGAGACACTAAGTTGTCGATTGACAATCTGGGTAATCCTAATCCCGATGTGGTTGTCGTTAAAGGAGTGACAGTCAACAAAGCTCCGATTGTTGCTTTAATTCACGACTACAGAAAACGAGGAATAAAAGTATTCGACAACAACTATTGTGAGCATCAATACACAATAAATAAGGTAACCGATCTAATTAAATTATCTTTGAATAATGTTCCTATACCCGATACTTTCCATTGTCACGACTTTGATGAGTTTTACCGAGCATGCGAAATAGTGGGTTATCCGGCGATTGTTAAATTAGTTGGAGCCGGAAAGGGCGCCGGTGTTTTTAAGGCCGATAATAAGGAAAGGTTGGCGGAAATCATTTCAAACGCACAAAACGACATGCTTAAATCAGCCTCAAGATTTATCGTCCAGCAATATATTCCTTACGAACACGATTTGCGAGTCCTTATTATTGGCGAAAAATTATTTGTGATGAAGCGAATTCCGGGCGAAGGTGAATTTCGTGCTAATTTTTCACTCGGTGGATCGGTTGAAACTTTCGAACTTGACGACGAGGGAAAGGAACTGGCGAAGCGAGGTTTGGCTGCGGTTGATATGTCTGTCGCCGGAGTAGATTTACTTATAACCAAAGACAACAAGCGTTACGTCTTGGAGGTTAACCATACCCCCGGATTTGTCGGAATGGAAAAGGCAACGGGTGAAAACATTGCACGAATTTACATGGAGCATGCGATTGGTAATGCATATTAAGTATTTGGTAGTTGGTAGATGGTAGATAGTAGATGGTAGTAGATAGTAGATGGTAGATGGTAGATGGTAGATGGTAGATGGTAGATAGTAGATGGTAGATGGTAGGTAGGTTCAAGTATTAAGTAATTAGTCCTTAGTCATTTGCAAATTTATGAAAATTTTAATCGCAGGATTAGTTAATAATTCACAACTAACACGTCTTCAGGAAGAAGGGGAAAAACGCGGTCATCAAGTTGATGGATGTTATTCTACTGACTTAATACTTAATGCGCAAAACGACGAATTCAAAGTTCATTTAATCGGTAAAAATATTACTTCGTATGACCTTATCTATTTGTGGGCGGTAAGCAAGCGTCGCTGGGAATGGTACACGGCTTGTTATTATTTATCTCAACAGGGAAAAAAAGTAATAAACGCCAAAGTGGTTGATCCTTCCTATATATACTATCTTTCACCAGCGATGGATTATCTGAGGCAAACAGAGAATGCTATTCCCTTTCCCAAATCAGCAATTTTATTGACGGAATCTGCGGTTGATGAGATTGCGGGACAGTTCGAATTTCCCGTTATAGTAAAAACCGCTTCAGGCAGGCAGGGGAAAGGTGTGTTTAAAGCAGACTCTCCTGAAAAAGTAAAAGAAATTATCGGCAATCTAAAAAACGTGTCGATGTCGTTTGTTGTTCGGGAATTCATTCCAAACGATGGAGATATACGTGTTTTTACAATTGGATACAAAGCACTTGGAGCAATGAAGCGAACACCACAGAAGGCGGGGGAATTTCGAAGTAATATAAGCCAGGGAGGAATTGGAACTAAGTTTAACCTGGATAATTACCCGGAAATAAGATTATTGGCCGAGAAGTTAAGTAAAGTAACCAAGACAGAAATTGCAGGTGTCGACATCATGTTGCATCAAAACAGTCAAAAACCGTATGTACTTGAAATTAATCCTGGTCCGCAGTTTAGTGGATTTGAAAAGTATACAAACATAAATGCAGCAGAAGAAATTATTAAGTATTTTGAAGAGATTGTAGCAAAGTAAGTAATTCCAACCCCGGGGGTTGGAATAGCCTCAAAACAACCCCGGGGGTTGGAAGTGAGAAAATTCTTCATATTGGTGATTTGTTTTGCGTGATATATTATTTATTTATGCCAAAGAGACAACAGCCGTTGGTAAGCGGTTATTATTATCATGTCTTTAATCGTGAACCCAACAGAAAGGTTACGTTCACTTCGCCAGATGAGTATGAGCGTGCAAAAATAACACTCTGGTATTATCAATTTCAACATCTACCTGTTTGTCTTTCTACGCTTTTGAATAAAATGCCTGATTGTGACAGAAAACGAATTACAAACGAGCTAAATATTAAAGACGAAAGAAAAGTAGATCTTTTAGCATATTGCTTAATGCCAAATCACTTTCATTTGTTGCTAAGACAAAAGGTTGACGGAGGTATCTCGAAGTATGTAGGTGACTTCCAAAACAGCTACACAAAATATTTTAATAAAAAACACAATAGACGAGGAGGTTTATTGTCGCAAAGATTTAGGGCTGTCTTAATTAAATCGCATGAGCAACTACTTCATCTGACGAGATATATACACCTAAACCCATACGCGTCAGGTGGTATTAAGGACTTTGATGAACTTTTTTGTTTTCCTTATTCCTCGATAAGAAGTTATCTGGGAACAAAAGAAGACGAGTTGGTAAATAATAAGCTGATTTATGACCTGTTTGAGACGGGAGATGGATATTGTGAGTTTATGAAAGAGCGAGGTGATTATCAAAAAGAATTAAGTAAGATAAAAAAGTCATTGGATCTGCATGAAAAATAAAATAAAGAAATGCTTATTCTTTTAATTCCAACCCCGGGGGTTAGAATAGCCTCAAAACAACCCCGGGGGTTGGAAAAGAAGGTTGCCACTAAAAAACCCGCTTGGTAATCTTTGTTGTGTTCAAAACTACAAGCGGGTTTAAGTATTTGTTAAAGATAAAGTGATTACTTCATCTCAACTGTTGCACCGACTGCTCTTAATTTTTCAGCAGCTTCTTTAGCTGCATCCGGTTTAGCATCTTTTACGATTTCTGCCGGAAGATTTTCAGTCATTGCTTTAGCGTCAGGAAGAGTAATGTTTTGGTTAATTTCCCTGATGGCTTTTATGGTCGGGACCTTGTCTTTCACCGCTGTTAAAATTACGGTTCCACCTCCACCCGAACCTTCGCTTGCACCTGCTTCGGCACCTTGTTGGCTTGCAACGGGAGCCGCTGCTTGTGCAACCGGCATCGCCGATACGCCAAGTTTGTCTTGCAGAGCGTTTACTAGATCTGACAATTCCATTACGGAAAGTTTACTGATGTCCTCAACTAGTTTTTCGACGTTTTTGCTTAACGCTTTATCTTCTTTTTTCTCGTCTGTCATGAATTGTCACCACCTTTCGCCGCTTCACTTAATACATATACTAATTTCTGCATGGGGGCATTTAATGTACCAACAATTCCATAAAGTGGTGCGGCGATAGCACCGAGAGCTTGGGCAAAAAGAGCATCTTTTCCAGGAAGCGTGCTCAGTTTCAACAATGTTTCACTGTTTTGGAATACGTTTTCAACAATTCCAATTTTAAACTGAGGAAGTTCGTTGACCTTGGAAAATTTGCCTAGTACCTGCAAAGGTGCAATCGGGTCACCCGTTGTAATAACCATAGCTGTCGGTCCCACTAGTGCTGTATCGGTTGTCTCTTTTGGTGCATCGGCTTTTTCGGCGGCTAATTTAAACAAAGTATTTTTGACAACTACCATCGTAGCATTTACTTTAGATAGTTCGGATTTTAAAGCTTGCTGAAGTTTGACGGTTAAACCCATATAGTCAACCAACACAACACAGCTGGCTGCTTTTATTTCTTTGGCGAGGTCGCTTACAAATTTTTCTTTGGATACTTTATTCATGTAAATTAAACAAAAAAAAGACGCTTCGAAGCGTCAATTTAATCAAACAAAAATGATTATAAAATTCGCCTCGGTAGGACTTACAAATCGCCTACTGTCTTTGGACTTAAGGTATTATATGTAAATAGTTGCATTAGGTCAAGATAGACAGTTTAATAAACTCGAAAGTAAGTAGGGCATGTTTTCCGCACCTAATTTCCCCCGTACTATCAAAAACTTTGGGAGAATTCCGAAGGTGTAGATTTCCCTAAGAAGTAAATCAGAGCTTAGAAAGATGTATGAGGAAAAATAGGCTGTGAGACGGGGATAAGTAGTCCTACACAGCTTAACTTTTCAACAATTGAATTGCCGCTAAGCGAAATATCACTATTTCATTTGTGCCAATAAAAAATCGCGAG is a window from the Candidatus Woesebacteria bacterium genome containing:
- a CDS encoding ribosomal protein L7/L12 yields the protein MTDEKKEDKALSKNVEKLVEDISKLSVMELSDLVNALQDKLGVSAMPVAQAAAPVASQQGAEAGASEGSGGGGTVILTAVKDKVPTIKAIREINQNITLPDAKAMTENLPAEIVKDAKPDAAKEAAEKLRAVGATVEMK
- a CDS encoding 50S ribosomal protein L10, whose protein sequence is MNKVSKEKFVSDLAKEIKAASCVVLVDYMGLTVKLQQALKSELSKVNATMVVVKNTLFKLAAEKADAPKETTDTALVGPTAMVITTGDPIAPLQVLGKFSKVNELPQFKIGIVENVFQNSETLLKLSTLPGKDALFAQALGAIAAPLYGIVGTLNAPMQKLVYVLSEAAKGGDNS
- a CDS encoding RimK family alpha-L-glutamate ligase codes for the protein MKILIAGLVNNSQLTRLQEEGEKRGHQVDGCYSTDLILNAQNDEFKVHLIGKNITSYDLIYLWAVSKRRWEWYTACYYLSQQGKKVINAKVVDPSYIYYLSPAMDYLRQTENAIPFPKSAILLTESAVDEIAGQFEFPVIVKTASGRQGKGVFKADSPEKVKEIIGNLKNVSMSFVVREFIPNDGDIRVFTIGYKALGAMKRTPQKAGEFRSNISQGGIGTKFNLDNYPEIRLLAEKLSKVTKTEIAGVDIMLHQNSQKPYVLEINPGPQFSGFEKYTNINAAEEIIKYFEEIVAK
- a CDS encoding transposase produces the protein MPKRQQPLVSGYYYHVFNREPNRKVTFTSPDEYERAKITLWYYQFQHLPVCLSTLLNKMPDCDRKRITNELNIKDERKVDLLAYCLMPNHFHLLLRQKVDGGISKYVGDFQNSYTKYFNKKHNRRGGLLSQRFRAVLIKSHEQLLHLTRYIHLNPYASGGIKDFDELFCFPYSSIRSYLGTKEDELVNNKLIYDLFETGDGYCEFMKERGDYQKELSKIKKSLDLHEK
- a CDS encoding RimK family alpha-L-glutamate ligase, with translation MKVKLITTLQSIEMQRLKDETCAMGHECDLVDLSKFTFSIRDTKLSIDNLGNPNPDVVVVKGVTVNKAPIVALIHDYRKRGIKVFDNNYCEHQYTINKVTDLIKLSLNNVPIPDTFHCHDFDEFYRACEIVGYPAIVKLVGAGKGAGVFKADNKERLAEIISNAQNDMLKSASRFIVQQYIPYEHDLRVLIIGEKLFVMKRIPGEGEFRANFSLGGSVETFELDDEGKELAKRGLAAVDMSVAGVDLLITKDNKRYVLEVNHTPGFVGMEKATGENIARIYMEHAIGNAY